TCGGCCGCCTTGACGACCTGCTCGGCGAGCATCTCGGCCTCATGGTCGCCTCGCAGGTCGGCCGGGTCGCTGCCCAGATCGGGGGTCAGCGCCACCAGGGCCCGGAAGGCGCTATCGCTTCCATCAGGCGCCGGCGGGACATTCTCCTTTACGCGGCGCCAGAACTCGGTGACGCGCTTGATGATCTCGGCCTGGATGGCAGGCCGGGGCCGCTCGATATAGGTCTCGAGCTTGTTGCCGCCGATCAGTGCAGCCACGGCTCCCCACTGAGCTCCGGTCGCCAGAAGCTGCGCCTGAAGCTGCAACTGGATGTGCATGGGAGGCTCGCCGGCTTCCTTCCACGAGCGCATGAACACCGCGCCGTCCACGTTTTTCATCTCGAGCGGGCCGGCGCCCTCGAGGCCCTCCGCGCTCATGATGATGCGGTCCAGCGTCGCGCCCAGGCCGCAGTCATGGGTGGCATAGACGCCCGGCTGCACGTCCCAGCCGCGCAGGTCTCGGCAGCCCTGGGCGATCGCCTCCTCCAGCAGCAGGCCCCAGCGCAGGCGCTCGCCGTCCATGTCCTCTGCCGGCAGACGGCCAGCCTTCACCTGCCACAGCGCGAACAGGCCGGGCTGATAGTCGGCCTGCAGCCCGAACAGGGCCGCGACCTCGCTGGCACCGACGAAGCGGTTGCGCAGCGCCAGCCACTCGCCGCGATCGGTAGGGATCGGAAGGAGTGCCATCACCCCACCCCCACCATCGCCATCCCGAGGAGCGGCGCGAGCAGAGACAGCGCGAGATAGATGGGGTCAGGCGCCAGCATCGGCGGACTCCAGGACGGCGCGGACCTGCTGGCCGAGCAGGGTCAAGCCATACAGAGCCGAGCTTACGGATGGCGTGTGAGCCAACCCATCTGACACGAGCCGATCAAGCACGCGAAACTGCGGCGCCCTGCGTTCACCGAAGCGGGCGACATTCACGTTGGATGTCGTGCCATCATCCGGCAGCCACAGCACAGCCTCCCGCTGCGCCTTGCTCAGCCCCCGCGCGATGGCGGCCGGGTCGGGGCGGTCAGACATTCTCGTGGCCTCCTTCCGCATCGGCATCGGTCAGGATCGGCGGCTCGGCCTCCCAGCGCAGCGCGTAGTCGAAAGCCTTATCTCGCTTCCTGCTGGGGCGGTGGCCCCACTCATGCGCGGTAGCTTCATCGTTGCCCTGGTCCGCTCCGGCGTCGAAAATCTGGCGCAGCTGGTCCAGCGTGACCGAGTAGATCTTGCTGGGAGTTGCTTGTTCCGGGCGGTCAGACATTGGCGGGGCCTCCAGAGGACGGGAGGGCTCCAACCATTCCTCGATCACGAATTGCCTGCCGGAAGGCCGAAACTGCGTGTACAGTTCCCTCGAAGAACGCTTCTGCTGGCGTCCATTCGTCCACAAACTCGGGGACCTTCATGGGCAGGCTCACTGAAGCGCAGGCTTCACGCTCATCGGCCAGCACCTCCCCAATTCGCTCGATGATCCGGCCTGCAGTGGCATCTTCCGGCAAACCAAGGTGCTCCGTCACACGGCCGAGACGATTAGATATCTCGATGTGATCCCGCTCGATCTCAGTGCGCTCCACCCTCGCCTCGCCTTCCTCGCGCGCCTCGGCCACAACCTTCCGCAGCGCCGCGTTCTCCTGGCGCAGCTCGTCGGCGATCTCCTGATGCGCCTCCAGCCGCTGATGAAGGAGCGCCTCCACCTCGGCCGCGGTGTATGTGCGGGATTCCATCAGTGCGCTTCCTTCTTGCGGAACACAGCGATGGGTTCGCTCTGGACAATAGGTGCCGGGCAACGATCAAGCGCGCAGAGGATGGCCTCGAACCGCGACGCATTGCGGGCGTAGAAGGCGGTGCGCAGGTCGTCGGCAAAGCCCTCAGGCGTCCAGGCTTCAACGCCAATGTCGCCGCCGGCATTCTTCCGCCTACGCCGGCGTGCCAGCTCATCCTCGAGGTCTTCGTCACACACCTCGGCCAGCACTTCGTCGGTATCGACGTGGACATGGACGTATGGCATCACAGCACCCCGATCATTTGCCCGCCGAGCAGCGCGACCGCGCCGCACAGCAGGGAAGAGACGGTGAAGGTCAGGAGGAAGGTCCGGCTCATGGCGCGCGACCTTCGGCACGAGCGATGGCGGCGGCTGCTTTTAGGACCAGAGCATCGGGCGCCTGCGTCGCATCCACCCTGATGAGACGGCTGAACGGCGGCTGTCCTTTCAACTGCTCCTCAAGCTGGTTGCGCGCATCCTGCGAAGATGACGCAAGCACTAGGGCGGACATCGAATTCTGGAAGCCGGCAGGATCCCTGAAGGTCCCGGTGATGACCCAAAGT
This sequence is a window from Pseudoroseomonas cervicalis. Protein-coding genes within it:
- a CDS encoding YqaJ viral recombinase family protein is translated as MALLPIPTDRGEWLALRNRFVGASEVAALFGLQADYQPGLFALWQVKAGRLPAEDMDGERLRWGLLLEEAIAQGCRDLRGWDVQPGVYATHDCGLGATLDRIIMSAEGLEGAGPLEMKNVDGAVFMRSWKEAGEPPMHIQLQLQAQLLATGAQWGAVAALIGGNKLETYIERPRPAIQAEIIKRVTEFWRRVKENVPPAPDGSDSAFRALVALTPDLGSDPADLRGDHEAEMLAEQVVKAAEAKRQAEKQEQAAKNLLLAKIGAHRWAMIDGFRSSVRVTPDNPGRMAEPGEIVGARRGSRALVVERRSA